One window from the genome of Thermoleophilaceae bacterium encodes:
- a CDS encoding DJ-1/PfpI family protein codes for MQIAIPLFDRFTALDAVGPYEVLSRLPGAEVRFVAAEPGPVRTETRMLELNVSSSLEDLPHPDVLVFPGGFGTRALLEDERWLDWVRGAHETSTWTTSVCTGSLVLGAAGVLDGLEATSHWLALDLLASFGAQPVSRRVVEQGKVITAAGVSSGIDMALTLAARIAGDETAQLIQLYIEYDPEPPFDAGSISSAPQEIVDRAREYAISEA; via the coding sequence GTGCAGATCGCCATCCCGCTGTTTGACCGCTTCACCGCCCTCGACGCGGTCGGGCCGTACGAGGTGCTGTCGCGCCTGCCGGGCGCCGAGGTGCGCTTCGTGGCCGCCGAGCCGGGGCCGGTGCGCACCGAGACGCGCATGCTCGAGCTGAACGTGTCCAGCTCGCTGGAGGACCTCCCCCACCCCGACGTGCTCGTCTTCCCCGGCGGCTTCGGCACCCGCGCGCTGCTCGAGGACGAGCGCTGGCTCGACTGGGTCCGCGGCGCGCACGAGACCTCCACCTGGACCACGTCGGTGTGCACCGGCTCGCTCGTGCTGGGCGCGGCGGGCGTGCTCGACGGCCTCGAGGCCACCAGCCACTGGCTCGCGCTGGACCTGCTCGCCTCCTTCGGCGCGCAGCCGGTGTCGCGGCGGGTGGTGGAGCAGGGCAAGGTGATCACCGCCGCCGGCGTGTCGTCGGGCATCGACATGGCCCTCACGCTGGCCGCGCGGATCGCCGGAGACGAGACGGCACAGCTCATCCAGCTCTACATCGAGTACGACCCCGAGCCGCCGTTCGACGCCGGCTCCATCTCCTCGGCTCCGCAGGAGATCGTGGACCGGGCGCGCGAATACGCGATCAGCGAGGCCTGA
- a CDS encoding AI-2E family transporter, with protein MSVDAPARSIVRIILIAVGVAISLYLLWLLREPIGWIVLATFITVALSGPVNFLDRYVPRGLAIAAVYLGLLLLPVALGALVVPPLVNQANELADNLPEYAADAQEFVRDNETLRGLEEDYQIIDKVEEEAGKLPGRVDDAAVVLSDIGFGLVDSLFALVTILILAAFMLGSGRTWVQGGLALQPPDRAARLSRVLDRISAAVANYVAGALLQATIAGVLAYIVLAILGVPFRAPLAVLVGLFSLIPLVGATVAAVVVGVVTLFTDFPTATIVWTVWAIVYQQVENNVIQPQIQRRAVDVQPFVVLVAVLFGATLLGVIGAILAVPAAASIQIVIKEWWHYRLEGQARAAPAVPAAPGGPPGPPAPADAPP; from the coding sequence ATGAGCGTGGACGCGCCCGCCCGGTCGATCGTGCGCATCATCCTGATCGCGGTCGGCGTCGCGATCTCGCTGTACCTGCTGTGGCTCCTGCGCGAGCCCATCGGCTGGATCGTGCTCGCCACCTTCATCACGGTCGCGCTGTCGGGCCCGGTCAACTTCCTCGACCGCTACGTCCCGCGCGGCCTGGCCATCGCGGCCGTGTACCTGGGCCTGCTCCTGCTGCCGGTCGCGCTGGGCGCGCTGGTCGTCCCGCCGCTCGTGAACCAGGCCAACGAGCTGGCCGACAACCTGCCCGAATACGCCGCCGACGCCCAGGAGTTCGTGCGCGACAACGAGACGCTGAGGGGTCTCGAGGAGGACTACCAGATCATCGACAAGGTCGAGGAGGAGGCCGGCAAGCTGCCGGGCCGGGTCGACGACGCCGCGGTCGTGCTCTCAGACATCGGCTTCGGCCTGGTGGACTCCCTGTTCGCCCTGGTCACGATCCTCATCCTGGCGGCGTTCATGCTCGGCAGCGGGCGCACCTGGGTCCAGGGCGGCCTGGCGCTGCAGCCGCCCGACCGTGCCGCCCGGCTCAGCCGGGTGCTCGACCGGATCTCCGCGGCGGTGGCCAACTACGTGGCGGGCGCGCTCCTGCAGGCCACCATCGCCGGCGTGCTCGCCTACATCGTGCTGGCCATCCTCGGGGTGCCGTTCCGTGCCCCGCTCGCGGTGCTCGTGGGCCTGTTCTCGCTGATCCCGCTGGTGGGCGCCACGGTCGCGGCGGTGGTGGTGGGCGTCGTCACGCTCTTCACCGACTTCCCCACGGCCACGATCGTGTGGACGGTCTGGGCGATCGTCTACCAGCAGGTCGAGAACAACGTGATCCAGCCCCAGATCCAGCGCCGCGCGGTGGACGTGCAACCGTTCGTGGTGCTGGTGGCGGTGCTCTTCGGCGCAACGCTGCTGGGCGTGATCGGCGCGATCCTCGCCGTGCCCGCGGCCGCCTCGATTCAGATCGTGATCAAGGAGTGGTGGCACTACCGGCTGGAGGGCCAGGCGCGCGCGGCGCCCGCCGTGCCGGCCGCGCCGGGCGGGCCACCCGGGCCCCCCGCGCCTGCCGACGCGCCGCCGTAG
- a CDS encoding organic hydroperoxide resistance protein, whose translation MKPIYTAEATVTGGRDEGHGRTADGSLEVDIRIPPELGGPGTGTNPEQLFAIGFGSCFESSLKVVGRRAKLEVDDVSIDVRVQLLPTPERGFKLAVEMDVSLPSLVDPAQAVELVEKTHRVCPYSHATRGNIDVAISVDGTRIGEGAAAGA comes from the coding sequence ATGAAGCCGATCTACACCGCCGAGGCCACCGTGACCGGAGGCCGCGACGAGGGCCACGGCCGCACCGCCGACGGCTCGCTCGAGGTGGACATCCGCATCCCGCCCGAGCTGGGCGGCCCCGGCACGGGCACCAACCCCGAGCAGCTGTTCGCGATCGGCTTCGGCTCCTGCTTCGAGTCGTCGCTCAAGGTGGTGGGACGGCGTGCCAAGCTCGAGGTTGACGACGTCTCGATCGACGTGCGGGTCCAGCTCCTCCCCACCCCCGAGCGCGGCTTCAAGCTCGCGGTGGAGATGGACGTCTCGCTGCCGTCGCTGGTGGACCCGGCGCAGGCGGTCGAGCTGGTGGAGAAGACCCACCGGGTCTGCCCCTACTCGCACGCCACGCGCGGCAACATCGACGTGGCCATCAGCGTGGACGGCACGCGCATCGGAGAGGGGGCCGCGGCCGGCGCGTAG
- a CDS encoding CpaF family protein encodes MNPFDELAEALRSRLIAGARAGEEVDVRAMVEREAAALSESERESLHARVVRLAAGLGPLEPLLADPAVDEVMVNGPDRVYVERAGRVEHTGVAFGSADELLHAIERILAPLGRRVDEASPLCDARLADGSRVNVVIPPLSLDGPCLTIRRFRPRGFSLDDLVENGTLTAPLAGFLAGCVRSRASILVSGGTGSGKTTTLNALSGAIPEEERIVTIEDAAELALRQRHVVRLEARPPSLEGRGEVSIRQLVRNALRMRPDRIVVGEVRGAETLDMLTALNTGHDGSLTTVHANSPEDALRRLETLALMAGVGLPHAAVREQVAAALDLVIHQARLPDGSRRVEAVSEVVRVAGGAGARELYRLRDGRPWWRAPLGPELAARLERDGRAA; translated from the coding sequence ATGAACCCCTTCGACGAGCTCGCCGAGGCGCTGCGGTCGCGGCTGATCGCCGGCGCGCGGGCCGGGGAGGAGGTGGACGTGCGCGCGATGGTGGAGCGCGAGGCCGCCGCGCTCTCGGAATCCGAGCGGGAGTCCCTCCACGCGCGCGTGGTCCGGCTGGCGGCCGGGCTCGGGCCGCTCGAGCCGCTGCTGGCCGACCCCGCGGTGGACGAGGTGATGGTCAACGGACCGGACCGGGTGTACGTGGAGCGCGCCGGGCGGGTGGAGCACACCGGCGTGGCGTTCGGATCGGCGGACGAGCTCCTGCACGCGATCGAGCGCATCCTCGCCCCGCTCGGGCGCCGCGTGGACGAGGCCTCCCCGCTCTGTGACGCCCGGCTGGCCGACGGCTCGCGGGTGAACGTGGTGATCCCGCCGCTGTCGCTCGACGGGCCCTGCCTCACCATCCGCCGCTTCCGCCCGCGTGGCTTCTCGCTCGACGACCTGGTGGAGAACGGCACGCTCACCGCGCCGCTGGCGGGCTTCCTGGCGGGCTGCGTGCGCTCGCGGGCGTCGATCCTCGTGAGCGGCGGCACGGGATCGGGGAAGACCACCACGCTGAACGCCCTCTCCGGGGCGATCCCGGAGGAGGAGCGCATCGTGACGATCGAGGACGCGGCGGAGCTGGCGCTGCGCCAGCGTCACGTGGTCCGCCTCGAGGCGCGGCCGCCGTCGCTGGAGGGGAGGGGGGAGGTCTCGATCCGCCAGCTCGTCCGCAACGCGCTCAGGATGCGCCCCGATCGCATCGTGGTGGGGGAGGTCAGGGGCGCCGAGACGCTGGACATGCTCACCGCGCTCAACACCGGTCACGACGGCTCCCTGACCACCGTGCACGCCAACTCCCCCGAGGACGCGCTGCGCCGGCTCGAGACGCTCGCGCTCATGGCCGGGGTGGGGCTCCCTCACGCCGCCGTGCGCGAGCAGGTGGCCGCCGCCCTCGACCTCGTGATCCACCAGGCGCGGCTGCCGGACGGCTCGCGGCGGGTTGAGGCGGTGTCGGAGGTCGTGCGCGTGGCCGGCGGCGCGGGCGCGCGGGAGCTCTACCGGCTGCGCGACGGGCGCCCCTGGTGGCGAGCCCCGCTCGGCCCCGAGCTGGCGGCGCGGCTGGAGCGCGACGGGCGCGCCGCGTGA
- a CDS encoding type II secretion system F family protein encodes MSAAAALAFLAGALAAVAAADLARVGVPALRARAPRLAGGAAALVETVARAGREGRDPGAAERRRLLAAGALAALGAGAMLAGAAAGVVLAAAGPWLVARLLRARRARYRRAVDAGAAAMALAIADALGGGHSLRGAIAQASDGLPGAAGHELRRVARELALGAPTDEALDAMRARCRSHAIDTIVAAALLQRRAGGDLARLLREAASQFEDHARLLGEVRAATAQARFTGLVVAVLPAGAAGLAELASPGYLGGLAGSFLTAWLAGVALVLQAIGLVAIRRLGRVEA; translated from the coding sequence GTGAGTGCCGCCGCCGCGCTCGCCTTCCTCGCCGGCGCACTCGCCGCCGTGGCCGCAGCCGATCTGGCGCGGGTGGGCGTGCCGGCGCTGCGGGCGCGCGCGCCGCGCCTCGCGGGCGGCGCGGCAGCTCTCGTCGAGACCGTGGCCCGCGCGGGGCGCGAGGGGCGGGATCCGGGCGCGGCCGAGCGCCGGCGGCTGCTCGCGGCGGGCGCGCTCGCGGCGCTGGGGGCCGGTGCGATGCTCGCGGGGGCGGCGGCGGGGGTGGTATTGGCCGCGGCCGGCCCGTGGCTCGTGGCGCGCCTGCTGCGCGCCCGCCGCGCCCGCTACCGGCGTGCGGTGGATGCGGGTGCCGCCGCGATGGCGCTGGCGATCGCCGACGCCCTCGGCGGCGGGCACTCGCTGCGCGGGGCGATCGCCCAGGCCTCCGACGGGCTTCCGGGCGCGGCGGGCCATGAGCTGCGGCGCGTGGCGCGGGAGCTCGCGCTCGGCGCGCCCACCGACGAGGCGCTGGACGCCATGCGCGCCCGCTGCCGCTCGCACGCGATCGACACGATCGTGGCCGCCGCGCTGCTGCAGCGCCGCGCGGGCGGCGATCTCGCGCGCCTGCTGCGCGAGGCCGCCAGCCAGTTCGAGGACCACGCGCGGCTGCTCGGCGAGGTGCGCGCCGCCACCGCGCAGGCTCGCTTCACCGGCCTGGTGGTGGCGGTGCTCCCGGCGGGCGCCGCCGGCCTCGCCGAGCTGGCCAGCCCCGGCTACCTGGGCGGTCTCGCCGGCTCCTTCCTCACCGCATGGCTCGCGGGCGTGGCGCTCGTGCTCCAGGCCATAGGGCTGGTGGCCATCCGCCGGCTGGGCCGGGTGGAGGCGTGA
- a CDS encoding type II secretion system F family protein gives MPASLSAPALAFIAAALACAGLAELAAARSHGRAPRESGGRLGAHTTPDRPRWRGRRRPGALSVVGLRLLAAAGRALRPLARVAAPGDLAARVAAAGRPGGLGARELMAAKLTAALAGGAWGAAIGVAAPGRLGLATALAGPVAGFLAPDVWLVRRAAERFRRARRELPALLDLLRVTIEAGVPLAGALGSVGERSSGTVGREWRAAAREVELGVPLREALDGMAARLPLPEVESLCGALARAARHGTPPAAALAAQARDARLAERRRVQEHAARAGPKIQLVVALLLVPSVLLLVAAALAGALLSGDGSLVVGG, from the coding sequence GTGCCGGCTTCCCTCAGCGCCCCGGCGCTCGCGTTCATCGCGGCCGCGCTCGCCTGCGCGGGGCTCGCGGAGCTGGCGGCTGCGCGCAGCCATGGCCGCGCCCCCCGCGAGAGCGGAGGTCGATTGGGGGCGCATACGACCCCCGATCGACCACGGTGGCGCGGCCGGCGGCGGCCGGGCGCACTGAGCGTCGTCGGCCTGCGGCTGCTGGCCGCCGCCGGGCGGGCGCTGCGACCGCTCGCGCGAGTTGCCGCGCCCGGCGACCTGGCGGCGCGCGTCGCCGCCGCGGGCCGGCCCGGCGGGCTGGGAGCGCGCGAGCTGATGGCCGCCAAGCTCACGGCCGCGCTGGCAGGCGGGGCCTGGGGAGCGGCCATCGGCGTGGCGGCGCCCGGCCGGCTCGGCCTGGCCACCGCGCTCGCGGGCCCGGTGGCGGGCTTCCTCGCGCCCGACGTCTGGCTGGTCCGCCGCGCGGCGGAGCGCTTCCGCCGCGCGCGCCGCGAGCTGCCGGCGCTGCTCGACCTCCTGCGGGTGACGATCGAGGCCGGCGTCCCGCTCGCGGGGGCCCTCGGCTCGGTGGGGGAGCGCTCGAGCGGCACGGTGGGTAGGGAGTGGCGCGCCGCGGCGCGGGAGGTGGAGCTCGGCGTGCCGTTGCGCGAGGCGCTCGACGGCATGGCGGCGCGCCTGCCGCTGCCCGAGGTCGAGTCCCTCTGCGGCGCGCTCGCGCGCGCGGCCCGCCACGGCACCCCGCCTGCCGCCGCGCTCGCCGCGCAGGCGCGCGACGCCCGCCTGGCCGAGCGCCGTCGCGTGCAGGAGCACGCGGCGCGCGCCGGCCCGAAGATCCAGCTCGTGGTCGCGCTGCTGCTCGTGCCGTCCGTGCTGCTGCTCGTGGCCGCCGCGCTGGCCGGCGCGCTGCTGAGCGGCGACGGCTCGCTGGTCGTGGGCGGCTGA
- the mraZ gene encoding division/cell wall cluster transcriptional repressor MraZ — protein sequence MAFRGHFEYSLDAKNRLNIPPKFRAQLSEGLVLMKWFEPCLALFPVKGFDAFTDSFLPDLNPISEERRRLTRYLAGSSYDAELDAAGRVTLTGTLIKHASLDREVAIVGNIDYLEIWDRSRYEAEQDELPTAVADIARSLGHPS from the coding sequence GTGGCGTTCCGGGGTCATTTCGAGTACTCGCTGGATGCGAAGAACAGGCTCAACATCCCGCCCAAGTTCCGCGCGCAGCTCTCCGAGGGACTTGTTCTCATGAAGTGGTTCGAACCCTGCCTCGCGCTCTTCCCGGTCAAGGGCTTCGATGCCTTCACCGACAGCTTCCTGCCCGACCTCAACCCCATCAGCGAGGAGCGCCGCCGGCTCACCCGCTATCTGGCGGGCAGCTCCTACGACGCCGAGCTGGACGCCGCCGGGCGGGTGACGCTCACCGGCACGCTGATCAAGCACGCCTCCCTCGACAGGGAGGTCGCGATCGTCGGCAACATCGACTACCTCGAGATCTGGGACCGCTCGCGCTACGAGGCCGAGCAGGACGAGCTGCCCACCGCCGTGGCCGACATCGCGAGGAGCCTTGGCCATCCTTCTTGA
- the rsmH gene encoding 16S rRNA (cytosine(1402)-N(4))-methyltransferase RsmH — protein sequence MTRSHVPVLAGELIDLTAPGEGHTVVDCTFGAGGHARIVAGRIGPEGTLVCVDRDPAAEERFEEFAREVECHTRFLRMDFADGLELLAEEGLRADLVYLDLGVSSMQVDAWERGFSYSYDAPLDMRMDPEQELDARELVNDWDVRRLAKVFRIYGEERFADAIARAIGRRRERSRIETTQELADTIANAVPAPVRFAGGHPAKRVFQAIRIAVNGELDSLDRALPAAWAVLRDGGRLAAISFHSLEDRRVKRFLAERARGCVCPPDFPICVCGHEPEAMLLTRRAVAPTAGEVEANPRSKSGRLRVAVRLPGDGVEG from the coding sequence ATGACCCGTTCCCATGTGCCCGTGCTCGCGGGCGAGCTCATCGACCTGACGGCGCCCGGCGAGGGCCACACGGTCGTGGACTGCACGTTCGGCGCCGGCGGCCACGCCCGCATCGTGGCGGGCCGCATCGGGCCGGAGGGCACGCTGGTCTGCGTGGACCGCGACCCGGCCGCCGAGGAGCGCTTCGAGGAGTTCGCGCGTGAGGTGGAGTGCCACACGCGCTTCCTGCGCATGGACTTCGCCGACGGCCTCGAGCTGCTGGCCGAGGAGGGACTGCGTGCCGACCTCGTCTACCTCGACCTCGGCGTGTCATCCATGCAGGTGGACGCGTGGGAGCGGGGCTTCTCCTACTCCTACGACGCGCCGCTGGACATGCGCATGGACCCCGAGCAGGAGCTCGACGCGCGCGAGCTGGTGAACGACTGGGACGTGCGCCGGCTGGCGAAGGTGTTCCGCATCTACGGCGAGGAGCGCTTCGCCGACGCCATCGCGCGCGCCATCGGCCGGCGCAGGGAGCGCTCCCGCATCGAGACGACGCAGGAGCTGGCGGACACGATCGCCAACGCCGTGCCCGCGCCCGTGCGCTTTGCCGGCGGCCATCCGGCCAAGCGGGTGTTCCAGGCCATCCGCATCGCCGTGAACGGCGAGCTGGACTCGCTCGACCGCGCGCTGCCGGCCGCCTGGGCGGTGCTGCGCGACGGCGGGCGGCTGGCCGCGATCTCCTTCCACTCGCTCGAGGACCGGCGCGTCAAGCGCTTCCTCGCCGAGCGCGCCCGCGGCTGCGTGTGCCCGCCCGACTTCCCCATCTGCGTGTGCGGCCACGAGCCCGAGGCCATGCTGCTCACACGCCGCGCCGTGGCGCCCACGGCCGGCGAGGTCGAGGCCAACCCGCGCTCGAAGTCCGGCCGCCTGCGCGTGGCCGTGCGCCTGCCCGGCGACGGTGTGGAGGGCTGA
- a CDS encoding penicillin-binding protein 2 has protein sequence MRLIERRIGLLFAVFLLLLVAATARAGWLGTVRADELRSRALTQQEEELVVPARRGTITDRHGLELAVSEDAVTVFANPFLVEDPVTTARKLAPLLGEPESEVLELISDDERGFVYLRRKLDADRGEKVEELELPGIGTVVEPKRRYPQDHLAAQLLGTVGTDNVGLSGVEVSREEQLHGTDGRRRLVKDALGKPISIVELERSEAGEDLRLTIDAAIQERTEAVLADVGEVYRPKGATALVLDPRNGEVLALANWPRVDANDWAGAPDYARQNRAVMSSYEPGSTFKAFTVASALEAGLVDPSTPFDLPPQIEVADRTIGEAHARGPVTLAVRDILAQSSNVGAVKIAQRSGAERFDHWVRRFGFGTATGLDLPGEADGIVLEPAEYTGPTLGNMAIGQGLAVTPIQMAAGYSAIANDGVLQPPHVIAGAAREPRRVISPTTARQIATMLEGVLGPGGTAPEAAVEGYELAGKTGTAEKPGEDGGYAEGKYVASFIGFAPADDPQLLVAVMVDEPSLGVYSGAEVAAPAFEKIVSFALPYLRIPPG, from the coding sequence GTGCGGCTCATCGAGCGCCGCATCGGCCTGCTCTTCGCCGTCTTCCTGCTGCTCCTCGTAGCCGCCACCGCCCGGGCCGGCTGGCTCGGCACGGTGCGCGCGGACGAGCTGCGCTCGCGCGCGCTCACCCAGCAGGAGGAGGAGCTCGTGGTCCCCGCCCGGCGCGGGACCATCACCGACCGCCACGGGCTGGAGCTGGCCGTGTCCGAGGACGCCGTCACCGTCTTCGCCAATCCCTTCCTGGTGGAGGACCCCGTGACCACGGCGCGGAAGCTCGCCCCCCTGCTGGGCGAGCCCGAGAGCGAGGTCCTGGAGCTGATCAGCGACGACGAGCGCGGCTTCGTCTACCTGCGCCGCAAGCTCGATGCCGACCGGGGCGAGAAGGTGGAGGAGCTGGAGCTGCCGGGCATCGGCACTGTCGTCGAGCCCAAGCGCCGCTATCCGCAGGACCATCTCGCCGCCCAGCTGCTGGGCACGGTGGGCACGGACAACGTGGGACTGTCCGGTGTCGAGGTCTCACGCGAGGAACAGCTCCACGGGACCGACGGGCGCCGCCGGCTGGTGAAGGACGCGCTCGGCAAGCCGATCTCGATCGTGGAGCTGGAGCGCAGCGAGGCCGGGGAGGACCTGCGGCTGACGATCGACGCGGCCATCCAGGAGCGCACCGAGGCGGTGCTCGCGGACGTGGGCGAGGTGTACCGCCCGAAGGGTGCCACCGCGCTCGTGCTCGACCCGCGCAACGGCGAGGTGCTCGCCCTGGCCAACTGGCCGCGCGTGGACGCCAACGACTGGGCCGGGGCGCCCGATTACGCGCGCCAGAACCGGGCTGTGATGTCGAGCTACGAGCCGGGGTCCACCTTCAAGGCCTTCACGGTGGCCAGCGCGCTGGAGGCAGGGCTGGTGGACCCGTCCACCCCCTTCGACCTCCCGCCCCAGATCGAGGTGGCCGACCGGACGATCGGGGAGGCACACGCGCGCGGCCCGGTGACCCTGGCGGTCCGCGACATCCTCGCGCAGTCGTCGAACGTGGGGGCGGTGAAGATCGCGCAGCGATCGGGGGCCGAGCGCTTCGACCACTGGGTGCGCAGGTTCGGCTTCGGCACCGCCACCGGCCTGGACCTGCCCGGCGAGGCCGACGGCATCGTCCTCGAGCCGGCGGAGTACACGGGCCCGACGCTCGGCAACATGGCCATCGGCCAGGGCCTGGCCGTCACGCCGATCCAGATGGCCGCGGGCTACTCCGCCATCGCAAACGACGGGGTGCTCCAGCCGCCGCACGTGATCGCCGGCGCCGCGCGCGAGCCGCGCCGGGTGATCTCGCCCACCACGGCGCGCCAGATCGCAACGATGCTCGAGGGCGTGCTGGGCCCGGGCGGAACCGCGCCGGAGGCGGCGGTGGAGGGCTACGAGCTGGCGGGCAAGACCGGCACTGCCGAGAAGCCCGGCGAGGACGGCGGCTATGCCGAGGGCAAGTACGTGGCGTCGTTCATCGGCTTCGCCCCGGCCGACGACCCGCAGCTGCTCGTGGCGGTGATGGTGGACGAGCCCTCGCTGGGCGTGTATTCCGGCGCGGAGGTGGCGGCCCCGGCCTTCGAGAAGATCGTCTCCTTCGCCCTGCCGTACCTGCGCATCCCGCCCGGGTAG
- a CDS encoding UDP-N-acetylmuramoyl-L-alanyl-D-glutamate--2,6-diaminopimelate ligase, with the protein MTLRELTGNGAAETEISGLAYASDQVRSGSLFFCVPGFRADGHDFAPKAVEAGAAALVCQRPLGLGVPEVVVEDVRAAMGPIAARFHGDPTSQLRVVGITGTNGKTTTAFLVRALLEAAGIRTGLLGTVKSVVGGVEEAVERTTPEAVDLQATFRRMLDAGDGACAMEVSSHALALGRARGIRFAARVFTNLTQDHLDFHADMEEYFLAKRRLFEHDGGPAIANADDPYGQRLARELPGITTFGTDEGASFRALDVSFDATGSRFACVTPDAGQVSFQTALPGLFNVQNALAAIAAARVLGVEYGAMAEALAAVPRVPGRFEPVDEGQDFAVLVDYAHTPDSLENVLRAAREVTHGRLHVVFGAGGDRDRAKRPLMGAIAARLADRVIVTSDNPRSEQPAAIVDEILAGAGPAVEHDTDRRAAIGAAIASAEPGDVVVIAGKGHEQGQEFAGGRKEPFDDVTVAREAVRGRLAAARP; encoded by the coding sequence ATGACCCTGCGGGAACTGACGGGGAATGGCGCCGCCGAGACCGAGATCTCGGGCCTGGCGTATGCGAGCGACCAGGTTCGGAGCGGGTCGCTCTTCTTCTGCGTGCCCGGATTCCGCGCCGACGGACACGACTTCGCGCCGAAGGCCGTCGAGGCCGGTGCCGCCGCGCTGGTGTGCCAGCGCCCGCTCGGGCTGGGCGTGCCCGAGGTGGTGGTCGAGGACGTGCGCGCCGCCATGGGCCCGATCGCGGCGCGCTTCCACGGCGACCCCACTTCGCAGCTGCGAGTGGTGGGCATCACGGGCACCAACGGCAAGACCACCACGGCGTTCCTCGTGCGGGCGCTGCTCGAGGCCGCGGGCATCCGCACGGGCCTGCTCGGCACCGTGAAGTCCGTGGTGGGTGGGGTGGAGGAGGCGGTGGAGCGCACCACGCCCGAGGCCGTCGATCTTCAGGCCACCTTTCGCCGCATGCTCGACGCGGGCGACGGCGCCTGCGCGATGGAGGTGTCCTCACACGCGCTGGCGCTGGGCCGCGCGCGCGGGATCCGCTTCGCCGCGCGCGTGTTCACCAACCTCACCCAGGACCATCTCGACTTCCACGCCGACATGGAGGAGTACTTCCTGGCCAAGCGCAGGCTCTTCGAGCACGACGGCGGGCCGGCCATCGCCAACGCCGACGACCCCTACGGGCAGCGGCTGGCGCGCGAGCTGCCCGGCATCACCACGTTCGGAACGGACGAGGGGGCGAGCTTCCGCGCGCTGGACGTGAGCTTCGACGCGACGGGCTCGCGCTTCGCCTGCGTCACGCCGGACGCCGGTCAGGTGAGCTTCCAGACGGCGCTTCCGGGGCTCTTCAACGTGCAGAACGCGCTGGCCGCGATAGCGGCTGCGCGCGTGCTGGGGGTGGAATACGGGGCCATGGCCGAGGCCCTGGCCGCCGTGCCGCGCGTGCCGGGGCGCTTCGAGCCCGTCGACGAGGGTCAGGACTTCGCGGTGCTCGTGGACTACGCCCACACCCCGGACTCGCTCGAGAACGTGCTGCGGGCGGCCCGGGAGGTCACGCACGGCCGCCTCCACGTGGTGTTCGGCGCGGGCGGGGACCGCGACCGCGCCAAGCGCCCGCTGATGGGCGCGATCGCCGCGCGGCTGGCCGACCGCGTGATCGTGACCTCCGACAATCCCCGCTCGGAGCAGCCGGCTGCCATCGTGGACGAGATCCTCGCGGGCGCCGGCCCGGCGGTGGAGCACGACACCGACCGCCGTGCCGCCATCGGCGCGGCGATCGCGAGCGCCGAGCCGGGCGACGTCGTGGTGATCGCGGGCAAGGGCCACGAGCAGGGGCAGGAGTTCGCCGGCGGGCGCAAGGAGCCCTTCGACGACGTCACGGTGGCGCGCGAGGCCGTGCGCGGCCGCCTGGCCGCGGCCCGCCCATGA